One Triticum dicoccoides isolate Atlit2015 ecotype Zavitan chromosome 3B, WEW_v2.0, whole genome shotgun sequence genomic window, AAAGTATAGTTGCGGCTTGGTGTAGCTGGCCAACGAATACGATCGTGAAATTTGACACGCATATATATACGTATCGGTGTAGCTGGCCTTGCTAGTAAAGTCTACAGTGTTCCTGTGGCCCCATAAGTCAGATTCTAATGGTTCGATCGTCGACCGATCCATCCAGGAGCGGTTGGCACCAGCCTGCAGGAACAGTATTATCCTACTACTGCTACGTAGCAAGGACCGCAACAGAACACGTACACGTAGACGCTTTATGACAGGACCAGTGAAAATTTACCCCAATGAATACGCTGAGACGAGCCGGTACTGTGGCTCCGTCGACCTTTTGGGCAGCAGGCCTGCGGGCTGAGGCCCCGACGCAATCAAGCCCACACAGTGCAAGGGCACTGTGTCGAGATCCAGCCGTTGATTCGCACGCCTGCTATCCGCTCCAATCTCATCCAGGCCCCAACAGTGGCACAGCTGCTTGTCGTTGCACCCGTCAGCTCGCCCGCACAGTGAAACAACTAGACGCTGGAGGGGCGGACACAAATCAGCCTCGGGCGCAGCAGCTTTTGCACCTGGTTCacgacgcgcgcgcgcgcgcgcacggtcGCACCAACCCATGCACGTACGCACGTACGCATGCACGAGAACGAAAAGGGATTGGACGTGACAACATGGCAGTGGTGCGGCACGTAGTACACACATATTTCACGAGTTGACAGGACGGTGAGCAAATGAATCGCAACAAAAGCAGCGGTAAAACTAGCCAGCAGTCCAGTGGCATGTCAGTAAAACAGTGAAAGATGAGTGACGATATGTTTCTTCAATAAAAAAGAAAAGGTTGAGCAGTGAACGACTGCATAACTAGTGCACGTACTTGATGCACAAACACAAACAGTTACTTATATCATTACAACGCCATGGCGCCACGCGCACGCATCATTACATTACATGAATAACGGTTACATTGATTTGGATTACACCATCATGCTTAGCTAGCTTTTCAGCTTAGCTTGAGCTGAAGACTAGGCGCATCTCGCCGGCCGCGGCCGGGATCTCCATTAATAACCTCCCCCGGCCGGCCACGGAGTGATGGACATGGAGGAGTACTACGGGTAGCTAGTTAACGAACTGACGATGGATCAGGTGCTACTACTAGGAATTACAACACTAATGGTTACAGTAAGCAATAAACAGGAGTAGTACTGGTGGTAAGAGTATGACGTGGATGCGTGCGTGCATGGCGCCGTGGCGGTGTAATGCTGACCGGCGGCGGCTAGCTTTTAGCTAGCGGTAGGAGTGTAGCTGGCTAGAACTGGCATGGCGATGGAGGGGAGAAGAGGCCGTTGCGGGTCCAGAGGTCGGCGAAGGCGTGGAGGATGAGCGGGTGGTGGCGCGGCGAGTTGAGGGTGAGGAACTGGGTGAGCAGGTCGTTGAGGTCGTCCCACGCGTAGATCTCCTTCTCCACCACCATCTGCACCATCGACTCCCGGAAGTCCTCGTACGGCTCCGCCGACTCCACCGCCACCGGCACGCTCTCCCGCGCCACGCGCCCGTACGCCTCCGCATCCTGCTCCCCGTGCCCGCCGCCGACGCCTCCGTCCCAAGCGGCGCGCCTGCGACGCCGCCGCTGCCTCCGCCGGCGCCTCGTGTCCTGCTCCGGCTCCTGGCCACGGTGGCGCGCAGCGGCGGCGGGGTCCTCGTACAGCGAGTTGTTGGTGAAGGACGCGGGGCCCCAGGAGGCGGAGTCGGCGGAGGTGGCCGTGGTGCCGCTGCGGCCGCCGAGCGTGGTGGCCGTGAACGCCGTGGTGGTGGACGTGGAGGAGGCGTTGGGCGACTTGGGCTTGCCGCCCCTGCCGCGGAACGGCAGGGAGGACGAGGAGAAGAGGCTGGAGAAGAGCTTCGGGCGGCGGCAGTTGCAGCCGACGTCCACCACCGGCGGCTGCCGCAGCGTGAAGCTGCTCCTCCTGGACGACGGCTTGCTCGACATGGCGTGGCAGTGTGCACCGCACGGCCTACCGGGCTACTAGCTCGCTTGGCTGGCTAGAGCGAGGAAGGTGCACCGTGTAGTGCGTCTGTGAGTGAGCTGGGAGTG contains:
- the LOC119277696 gene encoding transcription repressor OFP8-like, which gives rise to MSSKPSSRRSSFTLRQPPVVDVGCNCRRPKLFSSLFSSSSLPFRGRGGKPKSPNASSTSTTTAFTATTLGGRSGTTATSADSASWGPASFTNNSLYEDPAAAARHRGQEPEQDTRRRRRQRRRRRRAAWDGGVGGGHGEQDAEAYGRVARESVPVAVESAEPYEDFRESMVQMVVEKEIYAWDDLNDLLTQFLTLNSPRHHPLILHAFADLWTRNGLFSPPSPCQF